TAAATTTGAGCATTTTATTAAGCAATTAATCTAGCTCAATTTATAATGGGTTGAAATAAGTTAAATAATTAAGGACTATCACCCTTTTATTAGGCCTCTTTTTTTAACTTAAATGGCACATCCACCCACGGGGATAATTCTACTTGCTATAATGGGAGCCGTGCCTATACTTGGGGTTTATGCCATAACTAACTTTTTATACTGCTAGTAGGGATGAAAGTGGAGCGGATAATATCTGTATGGATCTATTTTTGTATTCAGAtttatttagatataaatataaatttaagtatctgacaaatatctatatTCGTATTAAtatcttttaaagaaaaataaatatagatatggatagacaactataaAATTCATATACGAAACATGCGATTTTATATGTaactttatttaattttatataacactcattaacttttttaaaaaacataTAACCATATTAATAtcctattaatttgatttaccaTCTACTTAGTAATATCCTTGATTTGtaatcataaagtttaattattcgatttatatccatatatatcCATACTTTTTGTGTCCGATttgtatccatatctatttaaaataaatatggatatgaattttttgcATATGACTGATATCCATATCATTATATGcattcataaaataaaataaatatagatatagatatattaatatttaattcaTATCCGATTCAGTTTCAGTCATAATCGGCAGCAAATGTAATGGATTGGATATCAAGTGGGTTGCCAAGAACTGAATTACTTTTTTCGTGAGCGGAGTGGGCTGAAGTCATGCATTTATTGGGCCCAAATCCGAAGCCTTATAAGTTGCATGGTGTCTGTGACTGAGCCGGATTAATTGCAGGGCGGAGGGCAGCAGAGACGGGTGAGGCTGAGTGAATAAGGGGAATCAGCTTCTGGAATTCACATCGACCAGAACCATGGTCGAATTAAACATAGGGGGATATCCCAGAGCTACTAGCTAGTCGCTACATTGGCCCATTCTGCATCGGAGAGATTAATGGCACAAGAAGGAAATACGTACGGTTAcccttaatatatatttttatttatcataAGATTAGAAACTTTGCGTCTCGTGAACCCATGGGCAGTGCCCGAGCATGAGATTTTATCAGGTGAAATTGATAGCGATGGGGCTTTGTGACGGTGTTTTTCTTGTCATCGGAGATCCACTCTAATTTGCCACCTGCACTCTGGGCTTTGGGTGGTTGATCGGGGTCATAGAGACTGAGTGTGACAGTAAAACTCACCTTCTGTTCGAGCCTGGAGAAATGGAGTTCATACTCGGAAAGATCCACTCTCACTCCTGTTGGTTCCTTGATCTGAGCTTTGTAGACCGAACGAGCCTCGTCAACATTTGTCACCGCCCGTGTGACTAAGATCCTTGCTGCTCCGTGCTCAAGTACACTCCGATCGAAGGATAGTTCAATTCTGACGCATCTATCATTTCGACCGTGGAACAATCAATTTCCCGGCGGGCAACTATCGTGGCATCTTCATCGCTGTAGCCGAGGCCGCAGAGCTATCCAATGTAATCACCGGCATCGAGATCGTAGATGAGGCCCGGATCCATGGCCGCCCATGGCCTCACCTGTCCTGCACCAATGTCGAAGATGTCGGCGGGGGAGCCAGTGTTCTCATCGACGATCGGGTTCCCGTCCAGGTCAAGGCTGGTGGCTGATGTTATTATGGCTGATCGGATGTAAGCAGGTGACCAACTTGGGTGTTTGTTCTTGATCAAAGCCGCGATTCCAGACGCGTGAGGCGCGGCCATCGACGTGCCAGTTTTAATGTTGAACGTGGCAATGGCGAGTTCGGAAGGATTGGGCCCGACGGCGCGTGGCCACGCACCCAGAATGTTCACGCCGGGCGCTAGGACGTCGGGCTTTAGGATGCCGCCGTTGAGGAAGTTCGGGCCTCTCGAGGAAATGGTGGCGACCATTGGCGATGGTCGATACCCGAATTGGGTGCCTTTGAAAACGATTGTTGCATTAGGAGTAGAATCTTTCATGGAACGAATGCAGCTTTTGATCTTCTCGCCGTCCACAAAGCTCACGTAGGAGACCGGAAGGACATGGCCTTCCGCATGAGGATCACCACGGCTATCGTCCATGAGTATCATTCCTGCTGCTCCTTCTCTGTAGACCTGCCTGCCCTTATCAACGTCTTTGATGGTTTCGACGGCGCACAGCACGATCTTCCCTTTCCCGTCTATGTACTCCAGCGAATCACGGATGCATTGCTCGGCATCATCGCTGTCTCCATTGATGCCGGGGTACACGAGGGGAAGTAACTTGGAGGAATTGAATGTCTTGGGTTGGTATGCCGTTTCTCCCATGATCTCCAGTACGCTTCACTACCGCCGCGATTCTTCGATCCGTGGTACTCGCTCCCACCGTCAGGACCCACGGTTCACTGTGGTCCAAATTCTGATCTCGTGATGGTCCTTCATTGCCGGCGACGGTGCATGCGAAGATTTCATTCTCGACAACCGAGAGTATACCTATGGTAAGCGGGTGGCGGAAAACTTGCCCGAACTCGGGTGTTCCTTGGGACACCGAAAGGACGGTGACTCCGTCTATGATGGCTTGGTCCATGGCTTTTAATAAGTCGGCGGTAGACGAGCTTGCCCTATATATAGCAAGATGAGCTTTGGCTGCCATTCCGGAGGCCGTGCCATTGGCGCCGCCCAGAACGGAGGCATGGTCCACGAAGTTACCTGCGGCGATGCTGGCCGCGTGGGTGCCATGTCCGCTTCCGTCGACGGGAGGCAAGGCTGATCTTTTGCCAGCCAGGAACATCGCCGCTCCGATGATTTTTCTGTTGCAACCGAAGTCGGGGAAGTCGCACGTTCCCTTCCACCACTCGGGCTTAGGAGGCATTCCCTTTGTCGCCGAAGGAAGAGTGGTTCGGGTGGATTCCGCTGTCCAGCACTCCGATGACGACACCCTCCCCGAAGAAGGATTCGTACCAGGTACCGTTTTCCGGCTGGCTCAGCCCCAAGAACCGAGGCGTGTAGGTTGTTCGGGGCTGGACAGGGAGCTCCTCGTCCAGATCCGCATCTAGGAACCCGTCCTTTGATAATTCCATGGCCTTCAGTTCTGCGGGAGTGAGTCTCGCAGCGAACCCGCTGATCACATGGCGGTAGGAGTAGACCAGCCGCGGTTCACCCGAGTCCAGGGTGATGTTTGGTAAGAAGGACTTGTGCCAGCTCTCCAGTTCTTCGTCGCCGAGTAGGGCGGTGCTCTTGGGCTTTTTGACATGAACGACATAGGTTTGAAACTGAGAAGTAGCATTGCCTTCTTGGTCGTCGATGATGGCCATGGGAAGAAGCCGACCGTGGCTTGTGGGAAGAGTGATATCAGATAAGAAGACTGCGAGGAGAGCCAGGTGAAGAACGCTAGGCTTGTATTTGCCCATATTGAACCGTTGGAGAGTAAGTCTTTGAGTAGGTGGGCATGCTTCGATCGAACTGCACCGAGGGGCGTAATATTATATGGGCGTGATGGAATGCAACGGGACGAGTTAGGAAGCTTCGCCCCTGCAGCAAATGATGGAAGGTGCGGCCCGTGAGAGGAATTACTCGTGGGAAGGCCGAAAGGACATGCATTTGGATCTTGTGATTCCGGAGACCTTACCAACGCCAATTTATCAGCTTCGGTGCGTATCACTTGCCATATCTGTCATGGTCCCAGAAAATTGTCATTCTTTGTTAACGCCATGATTACTTAATCCATATCTATAATTGCACATGCGTGCTGATGAAAGGCTAAAAAATGCCGGAAGGAGGACTGTTCTCGCTAAATGACAATGAGGTGGGAGAAATTAGATCCTACACCACGCTATCAGTTTTTATGGATCTCATTTATCAAACACACATCTTGATACATCACTATAAGAACAAATGACTTTGATTGATGTGATGCATCGTCataatgtaaaatataatttctCATGAAGTGGGCCTTCGGGACCGCCTCGGGATGCTACGCCGTTCTAGCTGGACGCAAGCCTAGCCACTTGTATGCAAATAATGCAAGCACGAAAGCGATCAACTGAGATTTTTGGCTAACGAAGGCCTTCATCAATCAGTAGTCAAGAATAGTCGGAGGGCCTTTATCTACTGCACGCACAGGGAGAACTACGCTCACGTGACCGAATGAAGTAAATACAGCTTTGGCAGCTCGTAGGAGCATCACTTGTAAGATAACGCCCACCGGCATGTGGGAAATGACAAGAGAAGTGCAGGGAAATGATTATGCTTTGTGGGTCTCTAAACTCTTGTCCCACGTACACCTATAATGCCTTCAAAAGATGGAAACCATTTTATAATTCAATGGCATATGATGAAGAAACGGGGTCTCTCCTCTGTGCCTGGACTGGCAGTGAGCCAACACCAGGCGCAAACCCACTGAGCTGGGCCGACCTAGGGTCCCGCTATCTACGGGACCTCAAATTGTAGGCCCGTTTTTTCGATGCGCCTGATTTCGACGGCTCCAGGTCCAGCCCATGGTTAGTGTAACCTGCCGCTTCTCGATCATGCATTCCAATTTCAGGTCCGGTTGGCTGTCTAAAATGGTTCAGGGTGTTCTCAAATATTTGGCCCTCGAGACTGATTTGGGCAAGTCCCAAGATCCCATTTTCGTTCTCCCTTATCTTCTATTACATC
The sequence above is a segment of the Elaeis guineensis isolate ETL-2024a chromosome 7, EG11, whole genome shotgun sequence genome. Coding sequences within it:
- the LOC105048036 gene encoding subtilisin-like protease, with the protein product MFLAGKRSALPPVDGSGHGTHAASIAAGNFVDHASVLGGANGTASGMAAKAHLAIYRASSSTADLLKAMDQAIIDGVTVLSVSQGTPEFGQVFRHPLTIGILSVVENEIFACTVAGNEGPSRDQNLDHSEPWLLPLVYPGINGDSDDAEQCIRDSLEYIDGKGKIVLCAVETIKDVDKGRQVYREGAAGMILMDDSRGDPHAEGHVLPVSYVSFVDGEKIKSCIRSMKDSTPNATIVFKGTQFGYRPSPMVATISSRGPNFLNGGILKPDVLAPGVNILGAWPRAVGPNPSELAIATFNIKTGTSMAAPHASGIAALIKNKHPSWSPAYIRSAIITSATSLDLDGNPIVDENTGSPADIFDIGAGQVRPWAAMDPGLIYDLDAGDYIG